TGGCAACACAGGCTGTCAGGGAGACAAGCGATTCAATGAACTGCTTTCATCTCCTGCCACACTAAGTTTGAGTGTTGTCAGCTTCCGAGGGGGATGCTGAGGACTCTTACGAAGGTTGTCGTCCATCTGCAGGAAAGAAAATGGAAGCTGAATCTGGCATACAGAAGAACACAGATGCATGCCAAGAGCCTTCAGTCATGAAGGTTTGTGTGAGTGGTCTCACCCTGCTATTTCTGCTCTCAGCCCTGGTCATAAAGGATGCTTTGGTTCCTCTCTCATCCCTAAACTGCTACTTGTGCTGAGATAGCTATTTATATCATGACAGATAAGAGGTGGGACAGTTATGTGGGCTCTTCCTTGAATCATCTAACTGGGAGCACTGAGAGAATGCTGTGGCTCACCTTCTCCAAGGAAGTACCTACGTTTTATGACAGCCAAATACTGTTGGATCAAAAGTCATACAGCTGCCAAATTCAACTGGTGCATTAACCTGCTCAGCACCTGAAGCagcattcagcaccttgcagaagtgTATTCTTtaatttcagaagtgctgcagAGCAGTTGGAGGAATTTCAATTAGCTAatgatttataaaatatattcctAAATGAGCATGCTAAGAACTTTTCAAAGACATATTAAAAGCAATCTCTGAATAAAAGGATTTTAACTTCCCAGAAGAAATAAACAGAATTTGAAACACTCCACATAGAACAGTGCATAAAGTTCAGCAAATATGCTACAATCAATACCTAATGCAGGAAATTCTCCACATTATTCATGAACAAACCATTTGATACACTGACATTCTTCTCAATGTTATTTTCAGTCACATCTGGGTAGCATTTTTTAGTGAATTAATATGCTCGGTGTCCTCAAATATTTTCCCCAGTAATTTAGTTCTTATGAAAGGTTCTGACAGACAGCCTTGGAAACAAGTGCCCTTTACCAAGTACAGGACAGATTGGGGAACTTCTGACTGACCattaactaaaaaaacaaaaacccaacaagcATTAGAAGGAACAAATGTGGGATTAAAAATACAGGATGAGTAGGGGAAAGAAGGAATGTTCCTAGACAGGGGATGACAAGTAGTTACGTAGAAGACTCTTTGGGTCTTCAAACTGAAAGGAAAGGGCTTAAATGGATGTCCATACGGAGCAAGTTCCACATCTTAGAGGACACCTGAAAAAACTTTGTCAGTTGCTGATTTAAGTGGTGATGTGGACATCTCTAGATTACTAAGACTATTCACACAAGGCCCTGAACAGTTACATGGGAAGGACTTTTGGTCTCTAGCTCAGATGGATTATCTGAACTGCAGGCCTGATAGTGAAAAGCTGCCTCTCTCATTACCAATTCCTTTTTCAGGGAGAAATCTGGATTATTTGTAGGGACATGGTTAACCAAATTCTGCTGGTTAACAGCATTTATTCAAAAGAAAACTGCTGACATAAGTTTGTAAGATGATAAGATTTGAGGCAGGGAttgtgtattttacatgtgtgtacagtgactagcacaatggggccttgatccggGAATGAGGCCTGCAGGTGCTACTGCATTACAAATAATACATACTCCTGTTAATATGTTGTGTTATCCTCCAGCATTTGAACACACAGTATTTCCTTTGTCAACAGTACTGCTTTGAATACAATGAAACAGTTACTTCAGGAAGAACAAGAATTTGTTACTGGTTTATTTTGAATTATGACATTATGTTCATATTTTTCTATGTAAATTAGCACCTTAGCAAAGaaacaaggaaagaaagaatTTGCATTGTAAAGTTACAATGATTatttagggcaagtctacactacaaaattaagtcaatctCATTTACAttgacatacagccaccacagtaactGAACTGGTTTTACACAGCCACACTGTGCTCTTTGTGTCGGCGGTGCATGTCGTCACTTGGAGCACTTGCACCactttaactgtcagtgtggggcattgtgggacagcatctgaaaggcagcaacagtcgaCGTATGCACTGACACCGTgtcgacctaactacatcgaTTTAAGTGCTACatctctcgcagaggtggagttaGGAAGTCGGTGTAATGAGtgagttacatcagtgggagctacattttaatgtagatgcttacagagttatgTCAACATAAGCTACGTAACATCGACATAACtctgaagtgtagaccaggccccaatATGCAAGAATAGCTGGGAACAACAATGAAGTCACAAGAACTAATGGAAAATAAAGACTGAAGAAAAATAACCTTTTCAATCAAGTTGGATTCCTTATTTACAAGCTGTGTGAGTTTCTGTAGATTTGCATCTACCGTATCCTGTCCAGATGGAGAGAAGCCTAAAGCATCAAAGCAGAAAAGATGAAGATTGAAATGAAATTTAGAGGAGCTTCACAAGTCTCTTGCAAAGCTTTTTTGGACAGAAAGATCATGCAGTTTTTCACCCCTATAAACAGGTCTTTATTAAAGAAACAGTTTGTATTGCAGACAATGTTTTGTTTCCAATTTGAAATCCTGAACCTGAACTTCTATGTAGATATAGATACACCCTGCTAATTCTTGACATGCTTTaaaaggaaagaattaagtggttctcaaacctttaAAAACCATGTCCTCATgttacaacaacaaaagaaagttTCAGGATCCCCCCTTAACTCAAAAAATTTGTGATTCTTCTCCTCACTCCATCTAGCCTTAAAGAAGACAGAAGAGCCATTTGCACAGAAGTTTGACAACAAAGTTAAAGCTATAAGCAAGATTTGCGATAGTCAAATACTTAGGGCTTATCTTCACTACCGTGCTAAATTGGTGCTGCTGCATTGACGCAGTGGCGCTGatgtagcatgtctggtgaagattcATTACATTGACAGGAGAGCACTGTCCCATTGACGTAATTACTCAACTCTACAAGAGGAGGaagctatgccagtgggagagcgtctcctgctaACATAGTGCAGTGTAAACACCgctttaagtcaatgtaagttacgTCACTGAGTGACGTAACTTACATTAaataagcagtagtgtagaccagtggttctcaaccatgggTCCAGGGACTCCTGGGGGGCCAAGAGCAGGTTTCGGGAGGGGGgatgccaagcagggccagtattAGACTCAGTGGGGCCTggagcagaaagccaaagccacaCTGCATGGGGTTAAAGCCCAGGGCCCAAGTCAAATTTGAGCAATGTACCTTTGGTGGTGCCCTAGACAACTGCCCTGGttgctaccccctaacgccgGTCCTGACTTTtacatgcagaaaaccagttattgtggcacaggttggctgtggagtttttatagcatgttggggtgaaggggagggcctcaaaaagaaaaaggttgagaacccctagtgtagacaagcccttagtctttaaAATGCAATGCTAATCTTAACTTGTCCAAAGTGGTTGAGAAGTTATGAACTCACCTCTTTTCCTTTCCCCATCCCAAGTCATTAGATATTTTATGTAGGATTTCTAGACTGACTAGACAAGATTATTCTTGTACAACTGACATTGGTAACCTTTATCTACTGTACTGCAAGAATACCCGTTTCCTTCCCAGATATATTCCATGCCTTCTATCCCTTCCCTCAGCCTTCCAAAGAAGGGGAAacctcccccacaacacacacatctAACACTATATCAGCTGGCAAATCAGAAGAGGTAATCTCAGTCTGGCTTTTTGAGTTTTTGTCAGTACTGTCTTTATATCTACATCCTAACATGAAATGCTGATGTACTGATGCCTCAGTTTGGGTCATGTTCAGGactgaacctgggatctctggatctaaaagcatgaaACTCTACTGCTTGAGTTAAAGGACCAGATCCATTGGCAGTAGTAAATGGGAAGCAGTAGCAAACTAAAACCTCTCACATTATCCCTTCTCTAGTGATGAGATAAAGACCCACACTATGGATCTTGGTGTCGCTTACACTGGCAGGTTGCTTtctagaaaaggaaaataaatctgaCAGAGAAGGGGCAGATTCTAGATACAGGAGGAAAAATTGGTAAATAAAGGCCAAGTGTTGTCATCCTTTATTAAGCAAAACCTCCCCCTGATGTTAATGGGAGAACTGCGCAATTTAAGGACCACCAAATTTGGCCATATAGACTTAAGTTATCTTCTTAACCCAAAGGAGATGTCTGTTTAGGCTGCAGCAAAAAAGATGAAGAAGAGGAACAATCAAGTTTCTCAGTTTCATACATCAGAATAACAAAAGTAGATTTGTTCCCATTTCCAAagacacctctacctcaatataacacgacctgatataacacaaattcagctataatgcggtaaagcagtccTCTGGACGGGCGGgcctgcacactccggtggatcaaagcaagttcgatataacgcggtttcacctataacgcagtaagattttttggctcctgaggacagcattatatcgaggtagaagtgtaatATACGATAAGAGAAAGAGGCAGGAGAAGCTacttaaaaatgttaaacaaatgCTGTTGTCACTCCACTGTTCAAAAGCATTACTTTATCCTACTATACAACTTGAGAACTGATCATGACTCAATTTCTTCTCCACGACCTCAACATGAAAAGCCACAGGCCAAAGTTGTAGCTTTGTAACTGACTAATATAGCTTCAATTTGGCATCCAATGGGAAGAGGCATCCTACTTTTGGATATAGTATACATgttgaagaagaaaaacaaacatgacTTACCTGTAACGTTAAGTCTGAAGTAGCCACTCAGGATGTCATCACAGAAGCGACACAGGTTGGAAAGCTGTTTCAAGTGCTCTTGTAATTGGACTCTAGGGAAGTGCACTTTATAAAGAGGTGCGAGAAAACCAAATACAAAGGCATCTAAGGTTGTAGGCCTATAGAGAATGTAAAAACAGACAAAACATTAACAATGCAGTACTCCATAAACCACTTCCTGAGCACACACCAAACAAATGCAAAGCACAATTTAACCAAttattctgggactccatcacaCCATCAGCTGGGTGCACATCTACTGACTTTAGAGCTTCTGAATTTGAGAGGGCCCTACACGCTCAAGCAGCAtaatttcagaattaaaattcaGCCCTGCTTCCATGTATGGTAGGCATTCAAGTCACATTACAAACCATTTTTTGCACCACCTCTGGAACAGTGTGGTCTCCTGTGCAGAGACCAAGTGAACAAACTTATGCAGGGAAACAGAATCTGCTCACAGGCCACAAAGCACTAGTACATTAAGCATTACAGCCCATAaatagaagtgtgtgtgggggatcaCTGCATCAATTTAGATAACTACCACACCTTTGCCCCTCCCTTTTCCTTCTTCCAAATCACCCAGAACTACTTTGGAGAGAGCTGCTGAGCTAGCACACATGGGATGTCCACCTGCACAGTAGACTTCCTGTGGGTATACTGTATCCAGGGCCTTCCACACTTGGGGATTGAGGCAGCATGATGTGGCCAAAATTGGGAGTTTGCTACAGTTAAAGTGGATGGGCCTGGTTTTAATTATCCTGTTCAAGCAACGGCCATCACCAGCAAAAGGCATATAAATAAGTGGAGAAAGCACAGAAGGTTCTAGtgaaaaaatcatcatcatctttaGTTCACCAAGACCCCTGTCTGAACAGGCTGAAACTGAAGTACTATGTTTCTTTATAACATATACATTTCTCTTCAGATCTTACCTCCAAAGATAAATGTTAAACATGAACCTCTTGTGGAGCAGCATGAGACATTCTTGCAATTAATCAATAATGTTAGAGCATGCAGTATGTGAGATGACTATCAATCATAAAAAATACACTCACGTATTTCCAAAGAAAAACTGAGATGTTCCCAATCTGTTTGATAGAAGATTTAGGCACTCCTTGCCATCTCTGTATATCTAACAAGAGAAAAATTGACCTAAGAGCAATAAAAAGTGGGAAGACTAGTATGCAGAACAGTGTTTATCATTACACAACGTAAGTCTCCATTTCAGTTCTTCCCCTTATCAGTACCAATTTGTGACCTATGCTACTCATAAAGCAAAGCATACCTGTGCTTCTACTTCACTCAAACTGTAAAGTGGAGGCTCTCCCCTCGTCAGTAGGATCCTGTTAAGTGCTTCCCTGGACATCTTCCCAGGTAGATACAAACTCAATGGAAACGGAATCCTTGAAGCAAACCATGGCTTTGTCACAGTACAGTAATTTTCAGCCTCGACCCAGAATGTGTGCAGCTGTATCAACATAGTGAAGAACATGAACAAGAGTTATTAGGAATTCTAATGAAAATAATATGCTTCTCTTTATAAAGACTGTTAAGGTTCTCTGTTACACAAATAATAGGAATTTTCATACTATTAAAAAAAGCAAGCAGGCTCCTTACTAAATTATATTCCCACACACAATGCATTAAGAGACAGTTAAGGCTGTAACTATGCTCCTATTAAATTAAGACATTAGGACATTGTAGTTAATGCATAACATTCAGAGTGAAGGTTATGGTGCAGTGTTGATGTCATAGGAAAAGATTATATTCCTATCACACACTATATTCTTCCCTGAGGAACAAAATGAGGGAATGGGTTTGAGACAGTTACAGAACTAAGTGGGATGAGGAAGATATTGGTGTTTATTTCTCTCAGGAAGTAGATGAAAGTGAAGAGACGAGGTTAAAATCAGCATCAGTCTGTGAGATTTGGTAGACCTGTAGTATGGTAAGTAATGGTTTCCTGTTCAGACTGTTCATACAACTCCAATATAGACGTAATCCTAGTAGCTACAGAGTTCTACATCTTTACTGTAATTCACAGTATGTTGCTGAGGGCTTGTGGCCTATGGTAGATGTGACTGAGGTATGGAGGCTACTGGTGGACTGTTAGAATGTGGATATTAATagagtcagagttaaggttgttagAGAACCTGAATTTTgaatcagagtagcagccatgttagtctgtatctgcaaaaagaacaagagtacttgtggcaccttagagactaactaatttatttgagcataagctttcgtgggctacagcccacttcattggatgcatagaatggaacatatagttatactggcactagaaaaggttcagcaaagggcaactaaaatgattaggggtttggagagggtcccatatgaggagagattaaagaggctaggacttttcagcttggaaaagaggagactagggggatatgatagaggtatataaaattatgagtgatgtggagaaagtagataaggaaaagttatttacttattcccataatacaagaactaagggtcaccaaatgaaattaataggcagcaggtttaaaacaaataaaaggaagtttttcttcacacagcgcacagtcaacttgtggaactccttacctgaggaggttgtgaaggctaggactataacagcgtttaaaagagaactggataaattcaaggagattaagtccattaatggctattagccacgatgggtaaggaattgcatccctagactctgtttgccagagggtggagatggatggcaggagagagatcacttgatcattgcctgtcaggttcactccctctggggcacctggcattggccactgtcagtagacaggatactggactagatggacctttggtttgacccagtatggccattcttatgttcttatagtaaggaaatatatatacgcatacagagaacataaaaaggtaggagttgccttaccaactctaagaagctaattaattaagagaaaaaatttCTGTAGTGATGATCAAaatagcccattacagacagtttgacaagaaggtgtaaggatatttaacatggggaaatagattcaatgtgtgtaatggctcagccattcccagtctctattcaaacctaaactgatggtatctagtttgcatattagtTCAAGTTccgcagtttctcgttggagtctgtttttgaagcttttctgttgcaaaattgccacctttaagtctgttactgaatgaccagagaggttgaagtgttctactggtttttgaatgttataattcctgatgtcagatttgtgtccatttattcttttgcattgagactgtccggtttggcaatctgatagctgctttcaactaccctgTCCCCCCCGAAAATTTTGGAAGCAGTTAGAAGTACTATCAGAATTGGGCCTAAAAAAGGAAGTAAGTTGCAGCCATAACTGTGGTGTGACTGCTATGTCTCCACAGTCAACACCAATGACCATCTCCCATAAGAATCCTTTTGAAGCAATGTATGCTGCCTAACACCTTCACAGATACCAATATTTACTAATAATGTATAGCCTGCTCCATTCAGTGTCTGAAAGCATTCATCACCCTTTCTCTGAAAACCAAGTTCCTTTAAAATGTCTCACATTAGGCACTATTTAATTATTAATCACTTTTTATCTTGACCATCATTCTATGTTAGTAGATGCTTACCACAGCAGGAAGCAGTTTTTCTTCAAGTAGTGCAATGTATGCCAGTGTGTCAGCTCCTTGTTTTGCAGATAGTTCATAATCAGCATTGTACTTCTGTCAAGTTAAAAAACACACATGCAACACACACATAGTGTCACATGAACATTCTCACACAGAAAAGAAGTCCCACAACTGGTGACTTCTGTAGAGCTAAACAGTTATTGAGCAGGTCAAGTAACCAAAATAATTTTAAGTCCTTTAATCTAAGAACGGAAAATGTATACCTACTGAAATTTCCTTCCTTTAATCACCCATACCCGCTAAGCTAAACCTCTCCCTGCCCAACCTCTCTATTCCTCCCAGTATTCTCAGCCTCCACAGGGGAGGAAGGTCCAGAAAAACAGCCTGCCTTTAactgctttccaagcagcagcagagtaaAACAGCTGCAAAAAGTATTACTCAGGTCCCAATACTGTACTGAACTCCTCCAGCAGATAGCTCTCTCAATTTTCTGTAAAGCCTCATGCACATATGATGATGTATAAAGAATAAACCAAAACACtcttttatttgttatttttcaaAGTTACCATTTTAGAAATGTAAACACTGTCTGAATGCTAAAGGTATCATAGACCAAATTCTAGACTCAattacactgaagtcaacaaatcAATTCCATTTAAgtcagctgagatcagaatctgacccctgATGTTTAGCCTTATAGTTCACTgcacaaggaaagaaaagagaagtggATATGTGTATAAACTATTCTGTACCATTCCTGGTTTCTAGAGCAGAAGTGAGAAACGTCTCGAAGAACGTAAGGCTAAGAGATACACACAAATTTATGCAGGTAtacattttttcctcttaaaaggTGACCTGCAACAGATTTTTTGTTAAATGGGTCTTGTGCCCACTTTTTCAGTCTTTACATTGTATAAAGAGGATTTGGAAGTTTGTTTTGTCAAAAAGAGACAAGTTTTGACATATTGGGAGCGTTAATGCTTTTCTTCCCAGTTTTTGTGGAAGACCTCTTGGATATCTCGGAGGATGCATATTGTCCATTCTCACACCTTGATTGGAAAGAGAGAGGTATTGAATCTCTAGCCGATGTCTTTTCTCCAAGAGGTTCCTTAGTCATTGATGTCTAAAATTCTTGGGGTTATCAcctatttaacagtgtgattaaaaatcCTTTCCCAGCTCCAATTCTCAGCTTTCACTCTCTTAATTCTTCTGATGTCATACTATCACTAACTTTCTAGTCATCAGCGACTCTTCCAGGCGAGACACtggatttctaatgtaaaaacaaagcaaggggaaaaaagagagacaataCCATTTTACGCCCTCTTCCTACATTATAAAGATGGAAAAACTGTACAAATCAACTCCCACCCTTTGCAGATTACTTAACATTCTAGATGCAGCTCACCAAAAGTAAAACTGTACATTGCCAAAATGTGCATCACTAAAAATGATTccagattttctttgttttgctatCCAAAAAATCCCCACAGCAGATTAAAAATAATAGcagttttaaagtaaaataaaaatttctGTTAGAGTAATCCAGTTATGTAAAAAACCTGATATAAAAATGTGATCTATAAATACCAGCAACATTAGAAAAAGATTAGCTATTTGAACACTTAATACACAACTCAGGCTGGGTCAGCCTGCTTAATGAAGCTTTTGTTGTTTGTTCTATATTTAAACCTTAGAAGGGTTAAAGTTAATCCTTCTTAAACAGTTAACCATGGTCcacattctgccacccttatttaTGCTTGAGAGGCAATTACTTATGAGTAGTCAAAATGCAGTGACCTAGTGCTACTTTACGAAAGTAAGAGTTGCAGAATCAAGCTTCATGTTATTAGAAACCATCTATATGGATATTTACAGATAAATATTGAGAGACAGGTAGAAATGTTACAtgacagaggaaaaaaacaagttgcaaattaaattaaactgaactAAACCCAACACTTCTCTTTAGCAAGTTAGAAACTCACCTGTTTTCTTAAGAAGGTTAGTATTTTTGCTGGCTGAGCAATAACTGTGTCTTCTGATATTAACACTGGCACATCTCCTAAGAAGTGAGAATTATACTGTCAACAGAATTTACACTGGACACTTTCAGTCTAATTTGAAATGGGCCCTAATCCAGAAAACACTGATGCAAGTGTTTAGCTTTACATAACAAAGAACTTCattaaggttgtgtgtgtgtttgcacaatCAGGGCCATAGTTAGCACAAAAAAGAATCCATACAAAGGCAGGACCACATCACAGTCAGACTGAAGTCACTGGCATATGCTGGGtgcttggcacttttgaaaagcagGCTACttctttaggtacctaactgtAGATTCCTATTTAAAAATTTCAGCCTGTAAACCTACAACTTGTACACACAACTAGTCTGTTAGCCCATTCTCTCATCTTTCTCCTCCATTTGTTTTAACCCTCAGTGATGTCTTGCCTTAAACTGGGACCACAATTTGATCTGAGCAGGCAGATCCCTGCACCCTTATGgaacctcactgacttcagtgggactcctcacAATGGTGTGAGGGTCCATCTGAACACAccagattgcaggattggggtttaagattgtaaactctttgggacagcctacagcagtggtccccaaactgtggggtttCCCCCACTCAGGGGGGCGTGGAGAAACATTCCAGGGGGGCATGGTGagacccaggccagccccctTGGGAGGACAGGGAGGGAAGGCCACCCAGCCCTGTTCTGCCTCCAGCTCTGTTCTGCCTCCAGCTCTGCAGGTCCCAGACCTGCCTCCAGCAAAGGCCCCGTCTCCCAGCCATTGCTCTGCTCTTGGCCCTGGACACAGCCCAGGCCAGCTCCCACAGGGGGCGAGAAGGGAGTGCCACACAGTTCCACTctggttctgccccagccctacctcCAGCTGAGGCCCCAGCTTTGGCTTCTGGCCATGACCACGGCCtggccacagccccactcccagccacgA
This genomic interval from Gopherus evgoodei ecotype Sinaloan lineage chromosome 6, rGopEvg1_v1.p, whole genome shotgun sequence contains the following:
- the MTX3 gene encoding metaxin-3 isoform X1, translated to MASPMELSCWGGDWGLPSVHTESLIVMAYARFSGAPVKVNAIDNSWRAPKGDVPVLISEDTVIAQPAKILTFLRKQKYNADYELSAKQGADTLAYIALLEEKLLPAVLHTFWVEAENYCTVTKPWFASRIPFPLSLYLPGKMSREALNRILLTRGEPPLYSLSEVEAQIYRDGKECLNLLSNRLGTSQFFFGNTPTTLDAFVFGFLAPLYKVHFPRVQLQEHLKQLSNLCRFCDDILSGYFRLNVTGFSPSGQDTVDANLQKLTQLVNKESNLIEKMDDNLRKSPQHPPRKLTTLKLSVAGDESSSLNRLSP
- the MTX3 gene encoding metaxin-3 isoform X2, encoding MASPMELSCWGGDWGLPSVHTESLIVMAYARFSGAPVKVNAIDNSWRAPKGDVPVLISEDTVIAQPAKILTFLRKQKYNADYELSAKQGADTLAYIALLEEKLLPAVLHTFWVEAENYCTVTKPWFASRIPFPLSLYLPGKMSREALNRILLTRGEPPLYSLSEVEAQIYRDGKECLNLLSNRLGTSQFFFGNTPTTLDAFVFGFLAPLYKVHFPRVQLQEHLKQLSNLCRFCDDILSGYFRLNVTDGRQPS